The proteins below are encoded in one region of Belonocnema kinseyi isolate 2016_QV_RU_SX_M_011 chromosome 3, B_treatae_v1, whole genome shotgun sequence:
- the LOC117169766 gene encoding NAD-dependent protein deacetylase HST1-like, which yields MEDKKYLKTVGLLELLLRQAPQESYISSNDLNNYKEILINTSAHRKHYSPSEPNRISNNIKWTESKEKIENNNSNKENDNSSSSSKKEDEKQDNMNEKNRDENEKEEEDQQESEQDDNDDVDHNREEEENSVNGFN from the exons ATGGAAGATAAAAAGTACTTGAAAACTGTTGGCCTTCTCGAATTATTATTAAGGCAGGCACCGCAGGAGTCTTATATAAGCTCAAACGACCTAAATAACTATAAAGAAATTCTCATCAACACAAGCGCTCACAGGAAGCATTACAGTCCCTCTGAACCTAATCGCATTAGCAATAATATCAA GTGGACAGAATCAaaagaaaagattgaaaataataacagcAATAAAGAAAATGATAATAGTAGTAGCAGTTCAAAGAAGGAAGATGAGAAGCAGGATAATATGAATGAGAAAAATCgagatgaaaatgaaaaagaggaagaGGATCAACAAGAATCGGAACAGGATGATAATGATGATGTTGATCATAATAGAGAAGAGGAGGAGAACAGTGTAAATGGATTTAATTAA